In Thunnus thynnus chromosome 20, fThuThy2.1, whole genome shotgun sequence, a single window of DNA contains:
- the crym gene encoding ketimine reductase mu-crystallin, with amino-acid sequence MHSNFAPNTWSFVNKFLFLPHSEAENMAGPPVVIWEHEVERLLHYRQLIPRLEDALGKFSKRDSAEVIQPVRTTVPLQKHNGFLGVMPTYMENDGVLCSKFVCFYKREDGSTLPATQATVVLLDPEYGNVKAVMDGDVITAMRTAAVSAISAKLLMHPGAEVLAILGTGKQALSHYNVFTEMFSFKEVRVWSRRKQSAERFCQSVSGPVTVCGSVEEAVRGADAIVTVTRCTEPVLFGQWVKPGAHVAAVGACRPNWRELDDVLMKQAVVYADSREGAMAESGDVVLSGAEVFAELGDVINGTKAAHREKTTVFKSLGMGVEDAVSAKLVFDQWEANARKPSSDH; translated from the exons ATGCACTCGAACTTTGCACCCAATACTTGGTCATTTGTGAATAagtttctcttccttcctcacTCAGAAGCGGAAAATATGGCCGGACCTCCTGTTGTCATATGGGAGCATGAAGTTGAGCGCTTGCTGCATTACAGACAGCTGATCCCGCGTCTTGAGGACGCTTTGGGCAAATTCTCCAAACGAGACAGCGCAGAGGTGATCCAGCCTGTGCGCACCACGGTACCCCTGCAGAAACACAACGG GTTCCTGGGCGTGATGCCTACATACATGGAGAATGATGGAGTCCTGTGCTcaaagtttgtgtgtttctacaAGAGGGAGGATGGTTCAACTTTGCCAGCCACTCAAGCCACTGTGGTGCTGCTGGACCCAGAGTATGGGAATGTCAAGGCT GTCATGGATGGAGACGTCATCACAGCCATGAGGACAGCTGCAGTGTCAGCCATCTCTGCTAAG CTGCTGATGCATCCTGGAGCAGAAGTGCTGGCCATCCTGGGTACAGGAAAACAGGCCCTGAGTCATTACAATGTGttcactgaaatgttttcatttaaagag GTGCGTGTGTGGAGCCGCAGAAAACAGAGTGCAGAGAGGTTTTGCCAGTCTGTCAGTGGCCCTGTGACGGTATGTGGCTCAGTGGAGGAGGCGGTGAGGGGAGCAGACGCTATAGTGACAGTAACCAGATGTACGGAGCCTGTGCTCTTTGGTCAGTGGGTCAAACCAGGAGCCCATGTGGCTG CTGTGGGAGCCTGCAGGCCAAACTGGAGAGAGCTGGACGACGTGCTGATGAAGCAGGCGGTGGTGTACGCTGACAGCAGGGAGGGAGCAATGGCCGAGTCGGGTGACGTCGTCCTCTCTGGG GCGGAGGTGTTTGCAGAGCTTGGAGACGTTATTAATGGGACAAAAGctgcacacagagagaagacGACTGTGTTTAAATCCCTCG GAATGGGAGTTGAAGATGCAGTGTCTGCGAAGCTGGTTTTTGACCAATGGGAAGCCAACGCCCGCAAACCATCAAGTGACCATTGA